In Micromonospora cremea, the genomic window GCGGCCACGCTCGGCGGCGCCTCGATCTGCACCACCAGGTCGACCGCGCCCATGTCGATGCCCAGCTCCAGGCTGGAGGTGGCCACCACGGCCGGGAGCTGGCCGGACTTGAGCGCCTCCTCGATGTGCTTGCGCTCCTCCCGGGAGACGCTGCCGTGGTGCGCTCGGGCGATCACCGGCGCCGCGCCGGCGGCCGCGCCGGACTGGGCCATCACTTCCGCCGGGAGCCGGTTGCGGCCCGAACCGGCCGGGCCGTCCGCCACCTCCTCGGCGGCCAGCTCGTTGAGTCGCGCGCAGAGTCGTTCGGCGCTGCGCCGGGAGTTGGTGAAGACGATGGTCGAGCGGTGCTCGCCGATCAGCGAGAAGACCCGCTCCTCGACGGCCGGCCAGATCGAGGCGCGGCGCGGCCCGGGACCGCCGAGGTCGTCCTCCGGCGGCTGCTCCTGCTCGTCCAGGCGGGTCATGTCCTCCACCGGCACCTGCACGCTGACCTCGATGGTCTTCGCGGTGGCCGGCTGCACGACGTCGACCGGCCGGGCCCCGCCGAGGAACCGGGCGCAGGCGTCGATCGGCCGGACGGTGGCGGAGAGGCCGATCCGCTGCGCCGGGGCGGGCAGCAGCTCGTCGAGGCGTTCCAGCGAGAGGGCGAGGTGGGCGCCGCGCTTGCTGCCGGCCACCGCGTGCACCTCGTCGACGATCACCGTCTGGATGCCGCGCAGTGATTCCCGGGCGGCGGAGGTGAGCAGCAGGAACAGCGACTCGGGCGTGGTGATGAGGATGTCCGGTGGGGTGCGGGCGAAGGCTCGTCGCTCGTCGGCCGGGGTGTCGCCGGTGCGCATGCCGACGGTGATGTCGGGCGGGGCGACGCCGAGCCGGGTCGCCGCCTGCCGGATGCCGGCCAGCGGACCGCGCAGGTTGCGCTCGACGTCGACGGCGAGCGCCTTGAGTGGGCTGACGTAGAGCACCCGGCAGCGCTGCCGGGCCTCGGCCGGGGCGGGCTCGCGGGCCAGCCGGTCGAGGGACCAGAGGAAGGCCGCGAGCGTCTTGCCGGAACCGGTGGGCGCCACCACGAGGGCGTTGCGGCCGGCGGCGACCGATCGCCAGGCGCCCACCTGGGCGGCGGTGGGGGCGGCGAAGGCGGCGTCGAACCAGGCCCGGGTGGCCGGGCCGAATCCGGCCAGCACCCCGGCTTCGTCTGCGTCTGCGCCGGTCACCGGTCCATCGTGCCCCGCCGGTACGACTACCACGAGCGGCCGGCGGTGAAGTGTGTCGGAGTCAGAGGCATAAGCACTAGATGCGCCCTTAATGCGTTAAGTCTCACTTAACTGCTTGCATGTGAGGAGCAACATAAAGTAACTTCACTCGCAACGCGAACCGGGGTGGGGGGATCGGATGGCCGGCGAGCAGCGGAATGTCGAACCCGGCACCGACGTGCTGATCCGCAAGGTCGACAGCCACCTGGCCACGCTCCGTGGCGGCCTGCACGGGCCGGAGCTGGAGCTCGCCGAACGCCTGGCCGGCTGCCTACGTGAGTTGGTCATCTCCACCGCGCAGGCCAGTGCCGCCGACCGCGGCCAGGTCCGCGCCGCCGTCCACTACTTCGTGCTGCGCCGGGAGAGCCGCGGCCGGCTGCTCTCGGTGCGGTCGCTGGCCGCCGCGGAGCGGGTGGTCGACAAGGTCGCCCGCCAGCTCGGCCGCGTCGACCTGCTGGCCGAGCTGCGCCGCGACCGCCCCGTGCCCGACGACGCGCTGCCCGTCGGGGACGCCCTGCTGCGCTGACGCCGCCGCATCCCGCCGGTCACGCGCTCACCACCGCAAGGCGGACGAATTCCGGCAAAACGGCCCGATGGGCGACGAACTGGCGTCTGATCGCTGTGGGGCGTGTTTCAGAAGTGCTGGCCGGTCTGCGCCGGGCCCAGGCGCCGCCCGGCGGCGTTGTCGCAATGTCCGGATGCAACACCGGTATCCGGACACCCTCCGCCTTGCCGGACGACGCCTGGACTCCGGTTCGGCTCGACCGGCACCTCTGAAACACGCCCTCGGCGCCACCGCTGTGCGGGCGTCGGCCACCTCGACCGGGAGCGCGGGTGCTGGTACTGCTCATCCTCCATCTCGTGGCGGCCCTCGTCGCGCCGCTGTTCGTCCGGTGGTGGGGTCCGCGTGCGTGCTACCCGTTGGCGCTGGCGCCGGCCGCCGCGTTCGGCTGGGCGGTGGCCCGCACCCCGGCCGTCGGCGACGGCGGGGCGGTGGTCGAGACGTACCCGTGGATCCGGCAGTTGGGCCTCGACATCGCGTTGCGGCTCACCACGCTGTCCTGGCTGATGACCCTGCTGATCGGCGGCATCGGCGCGCTGGTGCTCGTCTACTGCGCCCGGTACTTCGCCGCCGGCTCGACCGGGCTGGCGCAGTTCGCCGCGGTCCTGGTCGCCTTCGCCGGCGCGATGCTCGTCCTGGTCTTCGCCGACGACCTGCTGCTGCTCTACGTCGGGTGGGAGCTGACCACGATCTTCTCGTACCTGCTGATCGGGCACAGCACCGAACGGCGGTCCAGCCGGTGGGCGGCGGCGCAGGCGCTGACCGTCACCACGCTGGGCGGGCTGGCCATGCTGGTCGGGTTCATCCTGCTCGGCGAGCACGCGGGCAGCTACCGCTGGTCGGATATCTCCGCACAGCCGCTGCCCGGCGGCGGTTACCTGGTCACCGCCGTGCTGCTGATTCTGGCCGGCGCGCTGTCCAAGTCGGCGGTGCTGCCGTTCAGCTCGTGGCTGCCGGTCGCGATGGCGGCGCCCACCCCGGTCAGCGCGTACCTGCACGCGGCCGCCATGGTCAAGGCCGGCGTCTACCTGGTCGGGCTGCTCGCGCCGGTGCTGGCCGTGGTCGGGCCCTGGCGGCCCGTGGTGCAGGTCGCCGGCCTGGCCACCATGCTGGTCGGGGGCTGGGCGGCGCTGCGGCAGACCGACCTGAAGCTGTTGCTGGCGTACGGGACGGTCAGCCAGCTCGGTCTGCTGGTCGTGGTGACCGGGTCCGGCACGCCGGACGCCGCGCTGGCCGGTACGGCGATGCTGCTGGCGCACGCGCTGTTCAAGGCGGCGCTGTTCCTGGTCGTCGGCGTCATCGATCACGGCGCCGGCACCCGCGACCTGCGCGAGCTGTCCGGGCTGCGGCACTGGTCCCGACCGCTGTTCGTGGTCGCGGTGCTGGCTGCGGCGTCGATGGCCGGCGTGCCGCCGTTGGTCGGCTTCGTGGCGAAGGAGGCGGTGTTCGCGGCGTTCACCGACCGGCCGGTGCTCCTCGCCGGTTTGGTCGCCGGGACGGTGCTCACCGTCGCGTACAGCGCCCGCTTCGTCTGGGGCGCGTTCGCCGACCGGCCCGGTGTGGAGCCGGTCCAGGCGGGCCCGATCGCCGGGTCGCTGCTGGTCCCACCGGCCGTGCTGGCCGGCGTCAGTCTGCTCGCCGGCCCGGCCGCCGGCGTGCTGGACGGCCTCCTGCGCCCGTACGCCGATCTGCTCGGCGGGGTGCACGCGCACCTCGTGCTGTGGTCCGGACCGACCTCGGCGCTCGGCCTGTCCGTGTTGGCGCTCGCCGGCGGCGGCCTGCTCTTCGCGCTGCGCGGGCCGCTCGCTCCGGTGCTGGCCCGGCTCCGCTGGCCGGTCAGCGGCAACCAGGGCTACGAGTGGATCGTGGGCCGGTTCGACCGGATGGCCATCGAGGTCACCGGAGCGACCCAGCGCGGCTCCCTGCCGCAGTATCTGGGCATCATCCTGGTCGTCCTGGTGCTGCTGCCCGGCGGGGCGATGCTCGCCGTCGGCCCGTGGCGGGCCCGGGTCCCGCTCTGGGACACCCCGCTGCAACCGGTGGTCGTGCTGGTGATCGGGGTGGCCGCGGTGCTGGCGGTCCGAGCCCGCCGCCGGCTGACCGCGATGCTGCTGGTGGGGGTGACCGGCTACGGCAGCGCCATGCTGTTCGTCCTGCACGGCGCGCCCGACCTCGCGCTCACGCAGTTCCTGGTGGAGACCGCGACCATCGCCGTCTTCGTGCTGGTGCTGCGCCGCCTGCCCAACCGGTTCTCGGCCCGTCCGCTGCGCCGCAGCCGGTGGGCCCGCCGGGCGATCGGGGTGACGGTGGGCGTGGTGGCCGCCGGGCTGGCCCTCGTCGCCGCCGGCGCCCGCCGGGCGCCGGACATCTCCACCGATTTTCCGGACCTGTCGGTGGCCCAGGGGTACGGCCGCAACGTGGTCAACGTGACCCTGGTCGACATCCGGGCCTGGGACACCATGGGTGAGCTGGCCGTGCTGGTGGTGGCGGCGACCGGAGTCGCCAGCCTGATCTTCGAGCGGTCCCGCACCGGGCCCCGGCCGCGCCGGGCGGAGTCGGCGGGCCCGCCGGATCAGACCGACCGGTCGGTGTGGCTGCGCGGCGGACCCACGCTGTACGAGGAGCGCCGCTCCATCGTGCTGGAGGTGATCATCCGGCTGATCTTCCACACCGTGGTGCTGTTCTCCCTGTTCCTGCTCTTCTCCGGGCACAACGCGCCGGGCGGTGGCTTCGCCGGCGGGCTGGTGGCGGGGCTCGCCCTGGTGGTCCGCTACCTGGCCGGCGGCCGGTACGAGCTGGCCGAGGCCGCACCGGTCGGCGCCGGCACGGTCCTCGGGGCCGGGCTGGCCCTGTCGGTGGGTACCGGCGTGGTGGCGCTGCTGGCCGGGGGATCGGTGCTGGAGAGCGCCAAGGTCGACCGGTCCCTACCGCTGGTCGGCGACGCGCACCTGGTCACCTCGCTCTTCTTCGACATCGGCGTGTACCTGGTCGTGATCGGGCTGGTGCTGGACATCCTGCGCAGCCTCGGAGCCGAGGTGGACCGGCACATCGAGGCGACCGGAGCCGCCACCGGCGGGCTCGCCGTCGACAAGGGGGACAGGTCATGACCACCAGCGGCGCCGGGCCCGTGCTGGTGCTGGTGCTCGCCGTCGGAGTGCTGGTCGGTTGCGGGGTGATCCTGCTGCTGGAGCGCAGTCTGACCCGGATCCTGCTCGGCGTGATCCTGATCGGTAACGGGGTCAACCTGCTGATCCTGCTGGGCGGTCGGTCCGGTGGGGCACCGATCGTCGGCACCGGCCCGGTGGACCGGATGAGCGACCCGCTGTCGCAGGCCATGGTGCTGACCTCCATCGTGATCACCTTCGGGTTGACCGCGTTCCTGCTCGCCGTGGCGTACCGGAGCTGGTATCTCACCGGCGACGATGAGGTGCCCGACGACCTGGAGGACCGGCAGATCATCAGCCGGGCCGAGCGCAACGAGGTGGGCACCGCCGATCTCGGCGGGGAGGGCCCGGACGACGATCCGGAGCAGGTCGATCCCGAGCCCGCCCGACGCCGGCTGCGGCGCGGGAACGAGGCGTGATGGCCGGGACGCGAGGGACGCGATGAGCCGGCTGCTGCCACTGCCGGTGGTGATGCCGCTGCTCGGCGCGGCGCTGACCCTGCTGCTGGCCGCCCGGCCGGGGCTCCAACGCGCGGTCAGTGTGCTCTGCCTGAGCGGCACCCTCATCGTGGCGCTGCTGCTGCTGGTGCAGGCGTACCGGTACGGGCCGGTGGTGATGGCGATCGGCGGGTGGCC contains:
- a CDS encoding Na+/H+ antiporter subunit A — translated: MLVLLILHLVAALVAPLFVRWWGPRACYPLALAPAAAFGWAVARTPAVGDGGAVVETYPWIRQLGLDIALRLTTLSWLMTLLIGGIGALVLVYCARYFAAGSTGLAQFAAVLVAFAGAMLVLVFADDLLLLYVGWELTTIFSYLLIGHSTERRSSRWAAAQALTVTTLGGLAMLVGFILLGEHAGSYRWSDISAQPLPGGGYLVTAVLLILAGALSKSAVLPFSSWLPVAMAAPTPVSAYLHAAAMVKAGVYLVGLLAPVLAVVGPWRPVVQVAGLATMLVGGWAALRQTDLKLLLAYGTVSQLGLLVVVTGSGTPDAALAGTAMLLAHALFKAALFLVVGVIDHGAGTRDLRELSGLRHWSRPLFVVAVLAAASMAGVPPLVGFVAKEAVFAAFTDRPVLLAGLVAGTVLTVAYSARFVWGAFADRPGVEPVQAGPIAGSLLVPPAVLAGVSLLAGPAAGVLDGLLRPYADLLGGVHAHLVLWSGPTSALGLSVLALAGGGLLFALRGPLAPVLARLRWPVSGNQGYEWIVGRFDRMAIEVTGATQRGSLPQYLGIILVVLVLLPGGAMLAVGPWRARVPLWDTPLQPVVVLVIGVAAVLAVRARRRLTAMLLVGVTGYGSAMLFVLHGAPDLALTQFLVETATIAVFVLVLRRLPNRFSARPLRRSRWARRAIGVTVGVVAAGLALVAAGARRAPDISTDFPDLSVAQGYGRNVVNVTLVDIRAWDTMGELAVLVVAATGVASLIFERSRTGPRPRRAESAGPPDQTDRSVWLRGGPTLYEERRSIVLEVIIRLIFHTVVLFSLFLLFSGHNAPGGGFAGGLVAGLALVVRYLAGGRYELAEAAPVGAGTVLGAGLALSVGTGVVALLAGGSVLESAKVDRSLPLVGDAHLVTSLFFDIGVYLVVIGLVLDILRSLGAEVDRHIEATGAATGGLAVDKGDRS
- a CDS encoding Na(+)/H(+) antiporter subunit C, translating into MTTSGAGPVLVLVLAVGVLVGCGVILLLERSLTRILLGVILIGNGVNLLILLGGRSGGAPIVGTGPVDRMSDPLSQAMVLTSIVITFGLTAFLLAVAYRSWYLTGDDEVPDDLEDRQIISRAERNEVGTADLGGEGPDDDPEQVDPEPARRRLRRGNEA